The following proteins are co-located in the Brachybacterium sacelli genome:
- the rbfA gene encoding 30S ribosome-binding factor RbfA: protein MNDNPRALKLADRIKVIVATMLDTRVKDPRLGFVTITDVRVTGDLQHATVFYTVFGSEEEREGTAAALVSATGMLRREVGRQTGVRLTPSLEFIADAVPENARVIEGLLSEARGRDAELARSKEGAAYAGEADPYRTPHDEDDEDTSDESGREDV from the coding sequence ATGAACGACAATCCCCGCGCCCTCAAGCTCGCCGACCGCATCAAGGTCATCGTCGCGACGATGCTCGACACCCGGGTCAAGGACCCCCGGCTCGGGTTCGTGACCATCACCGACGTGCGCGTCACCGGCGACCTCCAGCACGCCACCGTCTTCTACACCGTCTTCGGCTCCGAGGAGGAGCGCGAGGGCACCGCGGCCGCGCTCGTCAGCGCCACCGGGATGCTGCGCCGCGAGGTGGGCCGCCAGACCGGCGTCCGCCTCACCCCGTCCCTCGAGTTCATCGCGGACGCGGTTCCGGAGAACGCGCGCGTCATCGAGGGCCTCCTCAGCGAGGCCCGGGGCCGCGACGCCGAGCTCGCCCGCTCGAAGGAGGGTGCCGCCTACGCCGGGGAGGCGGACCCCTACCGCACCCCCCACGACGAGGACGACGAGGACACCTCCGACGAGTCCGGCCGCGAGGACGTGTGA
- the infB gene encoding translation initiation factor IF-2, translating to MAKVRVHELAKELGHPSKVVLSKLQDMGEFVRSASSTIEAPVARRLREELPAKGGDDTSAGNSGKPSPARKPGGAPKPGGAPKPGAKPAAAPAPADEEPAAPAPAAEEPSTEKPAVSQEPETPAEPTASQAPAESAPASEELAPGAPKPGGERPSAPKPGGERPAAPKPGGARPGNNPFASSQGMPRAGARKPGQGGGRPQRDGGGPRPGGPRPGNNPFASSQGMPRPGSRPQGQGQGRGGDQAGAGRPPREGAGSGSDGPRPGMPTPGIMRQHSHGGLADARPGGGGAGGGGRGRGGRPGPGGARPGGGAPAGGGGGGPRGRGGRGSTQGAFGRGGKPARSRKSKRAKRQEFEQQHQAPAPGGVSIPRGDGSTPIRLRRGASLTDFADRIDVNPASLITVLFAMGEMATATQSLDEVTFDLLGTELGYKIEIVSPEDEERELLEQFDIDLDAELAEESAEDRIPRPPVVTVMGHVDHGKTRLLDTIRKATVGSGEAGGITQHIGAYQVPVEHEDVERSLTIIDTPGHEAFTAMRARGADVTDIAILVVAADDGVMPQTIEALNHAQAANVPIVVAVNKIDKPEANPQKVRQQLTEYNLIAEEYGGDTMFVDVSARENQNIEALLEAVLLTADAALELTANADKDARGVAIEANLDRGRGPVATVLVQQGTLHVGDAIVCGIGHGRVRAMLDENGDTVTEAGPSRPVQVLGLTSVPGAGDSFLVAQDERTARQIAEKREAAKRAASLSKARKRVSLEDITKSMAEGKVETLNLILKGDAAGAVEALEESLLGIEVGEGVDLRIIDRGVGAITMNNINLAVASDAIIVGYNVRAEGPNAEYADREGVEIKYYSVIYNAIDEVEQALKGMLKPEYEEVELGSAEIREVFRSSKFGNIAGSIVRGGLIRRGGKARITRDGVVVTENLEIAGLRRYKDDVTEVREGYECGVNLGSFNDLQIGDVITTYEMQEKPRS from the coding sequence GTGGCTAAGGTCCGCGTCCACGAGCTCGCCAAGGAGCTCGGACACCCCAGTAAGGTCGTTCTGTCGAAGCTGCAGGACATGGGCGAATTCGTTCGCTCCGCCTCCTCGACCATCGAGGCCCCCGTCGCCCGCCGCCTGCGCGAGGAGCTCCCCGCCAAGGGTGGGGACGATACGTCCGCCGGCAACTCCGGCAAGCCGTCCCCGGCGCGCAAGCCCGGAGGCGCCCCCAAGCCCGGCGGTGCGCCGAAGCCCGGCGCGAAGCCCGCCGCGGCCCCTGCGCCGGCCGACGAGGAACCCGCTGCCCCGGCCCCCGCCGCCGAGGAGCCCTCCACCGAGAAGCCCGCCGTGTCGCAGGAGCCGGAGACCCCGGCCGAGCCCACGGCATCACAGGCCCCCGCCGAGTCCGCTCCCGCGTCGGAGGAGCTGGCCCCCGGCGCCCCCAAGCCCGGGGGCGAACGTCCGAGCGCCCCGAAGCCCGGAGGCGAGCGTCCCGCCGCCCCGAAGCCCGGCGGTGCACGCCCCGGCAACAACCCCTTCGCCAGCTCGCAGGGCATGCCCCGCGCCGGCGCCCGCAAGCCGGGCCAGGGCGGCGGACGCCCGCAGCGTGACGGCGGCGGCCCGCGTCCGGGCGGTCCCCGCCCCGGCAACAACCCCTTCGCCAGCTCGCAGGGCATGCCCCGCCCCGGATCCCGCCCGCAGGGCCAGGGTCAGGGTCGCGGCGGCGACCAGGCCGGCGCCGGTCGTCCGCCCCGCGAGGGTGCCGGGTCCGGCTCGGACGGCCCCCGTCCCGGGATGCCGACCCCCGGCATCATGCGTCAGCACTCCCACGGTGGTCTCGCCGATGCCCGCCCGGGCGGCGGCGGCGCCGGCGGCGGCGGTCGCGGTCGCGGCGGACGTCCCGGACCCGGCGGCGCTCGTCCCGGTGGCGGCGCTCCTGCCGGCGGCGGTGGCGGCGGCCCGCGCGGCCGCGGCGGTCGCGGCAGCACCCAGGGTGCCTTCGGCCGCGGCGGGAAGCCCGCGCGCTCGCGCAAGTCCAAGCGCGCGAAGCGTCAGGAGTTCGAGCAGCAGCACCAGGCGCCCGCGCCCGGTGGCGTCTCCATCCCGCGCGGTGACGGCAGCACCCCGATCCGTCTGCGCCGCGGTGCGTCGCTGACCGACTTCGCCGACCGCATCGACGTCAACCCCGCGTCACTGATCACGGTCCTGTTCGCGATGGGCGAGATGGCCACGGCCACCCAGTCCCTCGACGAGGTCACCTTCGACCTGCTCGGCACCGAGCTGGGATACAAGATCGAGATCGTCTCCCCGGAGGACGAGGAGCGCGAGCTGCTCGAGCAGTTCGACATCGACCTCGATGCCGAGCTCGCCGAGGAGAGCGCGGAGGACCGCATCCCGCGGCCGCCGGTCGTGACCGTCATGGGTCACGTCGACCACGGCAAGACCCGTCTGCTGGACACGATCCGGAAGGCGACGGTCGGCTCGGGCGAGGCCGGCGGCATCACCCAGCACATCGGCGCCTACCAGGTGCCGGTGGAGCATGAGGACGTAGAGCGTTCGCTGACCATCATCGACACCCCGGGCCACGAGGCGTTCACCGCCATGCGTGCCCGTGGCGCCGACGTCACCGACATCGCGATCCTCGTGGTCGCGGCCGATGACGGCGTGATGCCGCAGACCATCGAGGCGCTCAACCACGCCCAGGCGGCGAACGTGCCGATCGTGGTCGCGGTCAACAAGATCGACAAGCCCGAGGCGAACCCGCAGAAGGTCCGCCAGCAGCTGACCGAGTACAACCTGATCGCCGAGGAGTACGGCGGCGACACGATGTTCGTCGACGTCTCCGCCCGCGAGAACCAGAACATCGAGGCGCTGCTGGAGGCGGTCCTGCTGACCGCGGACGCCGCCCTCGAGCTCACCGCGAACGCCGACAAGGACGCGCGTGGCGTGGCCATCGAGGCCAACCTGGACCGCGGTCGCGGCCCGGTCGCCACGGTGCTGGTCCAGCAGGGCACCCTGCACGTGGGTGATGCGATCGTGTGCGGCATCGGCCACGGCCGTGTCCGCGCGATGCTCGACGAGAACGGCGACACCGTCACCGAGGCGGGCCCCTCCCGGCCCGTGCAGGTGCTCGGCCTGACCTCGGTGCCCGGCGCCGGTGACTCCTTCCTGGTCGCCCAGGACGAGCGCACCGCCCGCCAGATCGCCGAGAAGCGCGAGGCCGCCAAGCGTGCCGCGTCGCTGTCCAAGGCCCGCAAGCGCGTCAGCCTCGAGGACATCACCAAGTCCATGGCCGAGGGCAAGGTCGAGACCCTCAACCTCATCCTCAAGGGTGACGCCGCCGGTGCCGTGGAGGCCCTGGAGGAATCGCTGCTGGGCATCGAGGTCGGCGAGGGCGTGGACCTGCGCATCATCGACCGCGGCGTCGGCGCGATCACGATGAACAACATCAACCTCGCCGTCGCCTCGGACGCGATCATCGTCGGCTACAACGTGCGGGCCGAGGGCCCCAACGCGGAGTACGCCGACCGCGAGGGCGTGGAGATCAAGTACTACTCGGTCATCTACAACGCCATCGACGAGGTGGAGCAGGCCCTCAAGGGCATGCTCAAGCCGGAGTACGAGGAGGTCGAGCTGGGCTCGGCGGAGATCCGCGAGGTCTTCCGCTCCTCCAAGTTCGGCAACATCGCCGGCTCCATCGTGCGCGGCGGCCTCATCCGGCGCGGCGGGAAGGCCCGCATCACCCGCGACGGCGTCGTGGTCACGGAGAACCTCGAGATCGCCGGTCTGCGTCGCTACAAGGACGACGTGACCGAGGTCCGCGAGGGCTACGAGTGCGGTGTCAACCTGGGGTCGTTCAACGACCTGCAGATCGGTGACGTCATCACGACGTACGAGATGCAGGAGAAGCCCCGAAGCTGA
- the truB gene encoding tRNA pseudouridine(55) synthase TruB, translating to MSSPHGILLVDKAPDRTSHDVVARVRWLLGTKKVGHAGTLDPMATGLLILGIGQGTRLLTHLVGLDKTYVATIRLGRGTTTDDQEGEELGEVRDATGLADAAIQEQLEPLRGDIEQIPSTVSAIKVDGRRAYARARAGEDVELAARPVRISRFEITARRTEGPFVDLDAVITCSSGTYVRALARDLGAALGVGGHLTALRRTRIGPFAARDAVHVPARGEGDDVELPLHGLGDSAARVLATLDVDEQGARDLADGRRIPRTAEPAPPPTGTRRGPRSADEEGELVAALGPGGILCAVLRPQGEHWRPVLVVPADARS from the coding sequence GTGAGCTCCCCGCACGGGATCCTGCTGGTCGACAAGGCGCCGGACCGCACCAGTCATGACGTCGTCGCCCGGGTGCGCTGGCTGCTGGGCACCAAGAAGGTCGGCCACGCCGGCACCCTGGACCCCATGGCCACCGGTCTGCTGATCCTCGGCATCGGCCAGGGAACGCGGCTGCTCACCCATCTCGTGGGCCTGGACAAGACCTACGTGGCCACGATCCGGCTGGGCCGTGGGACCACCACCGACGACCAGGAGGGCGAGGAGCTCGGGGAGGTCCGGGATGCGACCGGACTCGCCGACGCCGCGATCCAGGAGCAGCTCGAGCCCCTGCGCGGTGACATCGAGCAGATCCCCTCCACCGTCAGTGCCATCAAGGTCGACGGCCGGCGCGCCTACGCCCGGGCGCGGGCCGGCGAGGACGTGGAGCTCGCCGCACGGCCCGTGCGGATCTCCCGCTTCGAGATCACCGCCCGCCGTACCGAGGGTCCGTTCGTCGACCTCGACGCCGTGATCACGTGCTCCTCGGGCACCTACGTGCGCGCCCTGGCCCGCGACCTCGGCGCCGCACTCGGCGTCGGCGGGCATCTCACCGCGCTGCGCCGCACCCGCATCGGGCCCTTCGCCGCCCGGGACGCCGTGCACGTCCCCGCCCGCGGCGAGGGAGACGACGTCGAGCTGCCGCTGCACGGGCTGGGGGACAGCGCGGCCCGGGTGCTGGCCACCCTCGACGTCGACGAGCAGGGCGCCCGTGATCTCGCCGACGGCCGGCGCATCCCGCGCACCGCCGAGCCGGCCCCGCCGCCCACCGGCACGCGCAGGGGCCCCCGCAGCGCGGACGAGGAGGGCGAGCTGGTCGCCGCTCTCGGTCCCGGTGGCATCCTGTGCGCCGTGCTGCGTCCCCAGGGCGAGCACTGGCGCCCCGTGCTGGTGGTCCCGGCCGACGCCCGCAGCTGA
- a CDS encoding TRM11 family SAM-dependent methyltransferase has translation MHATSLLLRAPSANRVYTDAAGPLARAETRWVLGAHLGTVADVRERCVGGMDALEIRLPDGADAAVTDALLGSLSATLGVLDVAQDDPETPLLRPRSLPEVLHHPADLETILRYPGKTNEQFTALLVNLAAALSTRRAGLFDGSLSLLDPLCGRGTTLNRAVRLGLSPRGADLDRTDHEAYRAFLSTWLREHRYKHTLSATKLTVHGEHLGPRLDVELAPDKQALRAGRGQTVTVLGCDTSRLGELLPDRSIDALVADLPYGVQHGARAGGSWQRSPLEVLRTAAAGWRRLLRDGAGLALAVNRRTLDHGAAREVLADAGLRLLSHDGAFRHRVDHSIDRDVLLAVPTDHPQLEQLAALDADQEADRP, from the coding sequence ATGCACGCGACGTCCCTCCTCCTCCGTGCCCCGTCGGCCAACCGTGTCTACACCGACGCCGCCGGGCCGCTGGCCCGCGCGGAGACCCGCTGGGTCCTCGGTGCTCATCTCGGGACCGTCGCCGACGTGCGGGAGAGATGCGTGGGCGGCATGGACGCCCTGGAGATCCGCCTGCCCGACGGCGCGGACGCGGCCGTCACCGATGCTCTGCTGGGCTCCCTCTCGGCGACGCTCGGGGTGCTCGACGTCGCCCAGGACGACCCCGAGACCCCGCTGCTGCGACCACGGTCCCTGCCCGAGGTGCTCCACCACCCCGCGGACCTGGAGACCATCCTGCGCTACCCAGGCAAGACCAACGAGCAGTTCACCGCACTGCTGGTGAACCTCGCCGCCGCCCTGAGCACGCGCCGTGCCGGCTTGTTCGACGGCTCCCTGTCCCTGCTCGACCCCCTGTGCGGACGCGGCACCACGCTGAACCGGGCCGTGCGGCTCGGCCTCAGCCCGCGCGGAGCTGACCTCGATCGCACCGACCACGAGGCCTACCGGGCCTTCCTGTCCACCTGGCTGAGAGAGCACCGTTACAAGCACACCCTGTCCGCCACGAAGCTCACCGTGCACGGCGAGCACCTCGGCCCCCGCCTCGACGTCGAGCTCGCGCCCGACAAGCAGGCCCTGCGGGCAGGGCGGGGCCAGACGGTGACCGTGCTCGGCTGCGACACCTCCCGCCTGGGCGAGCTGCTGCCGGACCGCAGCATCGACGCGCTCGTGGCGGATCTGCCCTACGGAGTCCAGCACGGCGCCCGTGCCGGCGGCTCCTGGCAGCGCTCCCCGCTGGAGGTGCTGCGCACCGCCGCCGCGGGATGGCGCCGCCTGCTGCGCGACGGAGCAGGCCTGGCCCTCGCCGTCAACCGACGCACCCTCGACCACGGCGCGGCGCGCGAGGTGCTCGCCGACGCCGGCCTCCGCCTCCTCAGCCACGACGGCGCCTTCCGCCACCGCGTGGACCATTCCATCGACCGCGACGTCCTGCTCGCGGTCCCCACCGACCACCCCCAGCTCGAGCAGCTCGCCGCTCTCGACGCCGACCAGGAGGCTGACCGACCATGA
- a CDS encoding L,D-transpeptidase family protein has product MTNVTDPAAMGGPSRPTDRHGRRRALIILGAVIAVLAVVLTGGALAYAKQFEGKALPGTTVLGQDVGGKTPEEIAALVAEQGESVTVTVTAGDQEQEVSLADLGVSVDAESTGKAAVETEDSFGEIISSTWSGEHPVDPVVTIDEAAVADFATGLVPEDKTQPVDAEVTFDEDAQDWKAVPGTAGQGVDPQVMVDSVKKQAPALEDFSVEQPIEDIAPTITTADAEETVGSLSSLLEQPMSIEGADGTTHDVSPERRSSWLSVAPDDSGKALAVSVDEDAVREWVSTQAEQDSVEVKDGIEQVDEDGKVVKVVAEKQDGLKITNSDKVAEELIAALTGSSPLEAAFETKKVEAEVEEVDSPSEDKDGKDGKDDKGKDEESKDDEDSEQAPDPTGEKWIDVDLSNKTVTAYVGDTPVWGPRSMVDGKEGNETPTGSYEIYLRHDQQDMTNAAYYPEGHPKYYLTEDVPWVQYFHHGYGFHGAPWRSSFGYSGSHGCINLPVSDAKWLYDWASMGTRVEVHT; this is encoded by the coding sequence ATGACGAACGTGACCGACCCGGCCGCGATGGGCGGCCCGTCCCGACCCACCGACCGCCACGGCCGTCGACGGGCGCTGATCATCCTCGGCGCCGTCATCGCCGTCCTCGCCGTCGTCCTCACCGGCGGCGCACTCGCCTATGCCAAGCAGTTCGAGGGAAAGGCCCTGCCGGGCACCACGGTGCTCGGACAGGACGTGGGCGGGAAGACCCCGGAGGAGATCGCCGCCCTCGTGGCCGAGCAGGGCGAGTCGGTGACCGTGACGGTCACCGCCGGGGACCAGGAGCAGGAGGTCTCCCTCGCGGATCTCGGGGTGAGCGTGGATGCGGAGTCCACCGGGAAGGCCGCGGTCGAGACCGAGGACTCCTTCGGCGAGATCATCTCCTCCACCTGGTCCGGCGAGCATCCCGTGGATCCGGTGGTCACCATCGACGAGGCCGCTGTCGCGGACTTCGCCACCGGGCTCGTTCCCGAGGACAAGACCCAGCCGGTCGACGCCGAGGTCACCTTCGACGAGGATGCGCAGGACTGGAAGGCAGTGCCCGGCACCGCGGGCCAGGGCGTGGATCCTCAGGTCATGGTGGACTCCGTGAAGAAGCAGGCACCCGCGCTGGAGGACTTCAGCGTGGAGCAGCCGATCGAGGACATCGCTCCGACGATCACCACCGCGGACGCCGAGGAGACGGTGGGCAGCCTCTCCTCCCTGCTCGAGCAGCCGATGTCGATCGAGGGTGCCGACGGCACCACCCACGACGTCTCCCCCGAGCGTCGCAGCAGCTGGCTCTCGGTCGCTCCCGACGACTCGGGCAAGGCCCTGGCGGTGTCGGTCGACGAGGACGCGGTGCGCGAGTGGGTCTCCACCCAGGCCGAGCAGGACTCCGTGGAGGTCAAGGACGGCATCGAGCAGGTCGACGAGGACGGCAAGGTCGTCAAGGTCGTCGCCGAGAAGCAGGACGGCCTGAAGATCACCAACTCCGACAAGGTCGCCGAGGAGCTGATCGCGGCGCTGACCGGCAGCTCCCCCCTCGAGGCCGCCTTCGAGACGAAGAAGGTCGAGGCCGAGGTCGAGGAGGTCGACTCCCCGTCGGAGGACAAGGACGGCAAGGACGGCAAGGACGACAAGGGCAAGGACGAGGAGTCCAAGGACGACGAGGACTCCGAGCAGGCCCCCGATCCCACCGGGGAGAAGTGGATCGACGTCGACCTCAGCAACAAGACCGTCACCGCCTACGTCGGCGACACGCCGGTGTGGGGTCCGCGCTCGATGGTCGACGGCAAGGAGGGCAATGAGACGCCCACCGGCTCCTACGAGATCTACCTCCGCCACGACCAGCAGGACATGACCAATGCCGCCTACTACCCCGAGGGGCACCCGAAGTACTACCTGACCGAGGACGTGCCCTGGGTGCAGTACTTCCATCACGGGTACGGCTTCCACGGCGCGCCCTGGCGCTCCTCCTTCGGGTACTCCGGCTCGCACGGCTGCATCAACCTGCCGGTCTCCGATGCCAAGTGGCTGTACGACTGGGCCTCGATGGGCACCCGCGTCGAGGTCCACACCTGA
- the rimP gene encoding ribosome maturation factor RimP, which produces MSDLDGPEDHTALREAAAGILAPHDLVLEEIVVAGPRTRPEVRLIVDLPEDRLGSADLDTVTTASRELGALIDADDSLLGPDPVVFEVTTPGVERELTAARHFRRSRGRLLTLRVAEGTQYRARLLGVTAGDVLLLRQEPGRDDRGRPRRLPAGTAEHLEIPRAEVDSARVEIEFDPPDDLAQLIADADHTASKES; this is translated from the coding sequence ATGAGCGACCTCGACGGTCCCGAGGACCACACCGCCCTGCGGGAGGCCGCGGCCGGGATCCTGGCGCCCCATGACCTCGTGCTCGAGGAGATCGTGGTGGCGGGCCCCCGGACGCGCCCGGAGGTGAGACTGATCGTGGACCTCCCCGAGGACCGCCTGGGCAGCGCCGATCTCGACACCGTCACCACCGCCTCGCGGGAGCTGGGCGCGCTGATCGACGCCGACGACTCCCTGCTCGGGCCCGATCCCGTCGTCTTCGAGGTCACCACCCCCGGTGTGGAGCGCGAGCTCACCGCCGCCCGGCACTTCCGTCGCTCCCGGGGCCGCCTGCTGACCCTGCGCGTCGCCGAGGGCACGCAGTACCGCGCACGCCTGCTCGGCGTCACCGCCGGCGACGTGCTGCTGCTGCGCCAGGAGCCGGGACGGGACGATCGCGGCCGTCCGCGCCGTCTGCCCGCAGGCACCGCCGAGCACCTCGAGATCCCGCGTGCCGAGGTCGACTCGGCCCGGGTGGAGATCGAGTTCGACCCGCCCGACGACCTCGCGCAGCTGATCGCTGACGCCGACCACACCGCATCGAAGGAGAGCTGA
- a CDS encoding DUF4439 domain-containing protein gives MRPDRPSRRFPSARRPTRRRLLASGAVGALALPAVLSGCGTIRLGGPERYTPPPPGIDDLFRTDLLALLDRAVAGRDALAEATGGTGETDPALATVLEDLASALPVQRTALLTGAQHEQEQQKATDPAVPSSPAPPDSPQDAAGLVAVLVELRETAADAARQVSGSLARPVAAIGARTAWSVHGLQRAAQAGEVPSLRNAEEITPSREVPETDPPSIGAEVDYHSTIERAQQQEWYAGYVHEVLAARTGGAEREEHLTLSDRHRRRAETLGGIAEEDGAPVVARQAVYALPGGELDQQTADSLPALLARELLVDHVALVGAAPFARRPLPILAAMQEAEVLVGRVEEMRPLPSLEAEEGPVSDGG, from the coding sequence ATGCGTCCCGATCGCCCGTCTCGCAGGTTCCCTTCAGCCCGTCGACCGACCCGACGCCGGCTGCTGGCCTCGGGCGCCGTCGGCGCGCTCGCCCTGCCCGCCGTGCTGTCCGGCTGCGGGACGATCCGCCTCGGCGGGCCGGAGCGGTACACGCCCCCGCCCCCGGGGATCGACGACCTCTTCCGGACCGATCTGCTGGCGCTGCTCGACCGGGCCGTCGCCGGGCGTGACGCGCTGGCGGAGGCGACGGGCGGCACCGGCGAGACGGACCCCGCGCTGGCGACGGTGCTCGAGGACCTCGCGTCGGCCCTGCCCGTCCAGCGCACCGCGCTGCTGACCGGGGCTCAGCACGAGCAGGAGCAGCAGAAGGCCACGGATCCCGCGGTGCCGTCCTCGCCCGCTCCCCCGGACTCGCCGCAGGACGCGGCGGGACTGGTCGCCGTCCTCGTCGAGCTGCGGGAGACCGCCGCCGACGCCGCCCGGCAGGTCTCCGGGTCCCTCGCCCGGCCGGTGGCCGCGATCGGCGCCCGGACCGCCTGGAGCGTGCACGGCCTGCAGCGGGCGGCGCAGGCCGGTGAGGTGCCCTCCCTCCGCAACGCCGAGGAGATCACGCCGAGCCGCGAGGTGCCCGAGACGGATCCCCCGTCGATCGGCGCCGAGGTGGACTACCACTCCACGATCGAGCGGGCCCAGCAGCAGGAGTGGTATGCAGGGTACGTCCACGAGGTGCTCGCCGCCCGCACGGGCGGCGCGGAGCGCGAGGAGCACCTGACCCTCAGCGATCGCCATCGCCGGCGGGCCGAGACCCTGGGCGGGATCGCCGAGGAGGACGGTGCCCCGGTCGTGGCGCGGCAGGCGGTCTACGCGCTGCCGGGCGGCGAGCTCGACCAGCAGACGGCCGACTCTCTGCCCGCGCTGCTGGCCCGCGAGCTGCTGGTCGACCATGTCGCCCTGGTGGGGGCGGCTCCCTTCGCCCGCCGCCCCCTGCCCATCCTCGCGGCGATGCAGGAGGCGGAGGTGCTGGTGGGTCGCGTCGAGGAGATGCGGCCGCTGCCGAGCCTGGAGGCCGAGGAGGGCCCGGTCAGCGACGGCGGCTGA
- a CDS encoding YlxR family protein, protein MVTHSSPSRPERTCVGCRQVAPRDQLVRLVRESAPGGAAPRVRPDPTGSAAGRGAWLHPDTSCLDLALRRGGFARSFRGAVDTGPLARELESPDFTRTWNR, encoded by the coding sequence GTGGTCACCCACTCGTCCCCCTCCCGTCCCGAACGCACGTGCGTGGGCTGTCGTCAGGTGGCCCCGCGCGATCAGCTGGTGCGTCTGGTCCGGGAGTCCGCTCCCGGCGGCGCTGCCCCGCGGGTCCGTCCCGATCCCACCGGATCGGCCGCCGGCCGCGGTGCGTGGCTCCACCCCGACACGTCATGTCTCGACCTCGCCCTGCGGCGGGGCGGCTTCGCCCGGTCCTTCCGCGGTGCGGTCGACACCGGGCCGCTGGCCCGGGAGCTCGAGAGCCCCGATTTCACCCGAACGTGGAACAGGTAG
- the nusA gene encoding transcription termination factor NusA, with protein sequence MDIDMGALRALERERDIRLPVLLDAIRSALHAAYLHTDHPVRDSEVLIDESTGEVAVLARERDGEGNVLEQWDDTPENFGRVAASTARQVIFQRIRDLEDDAVLGEYADRADDIVSGIIQQGRDPRMVLVDLGEVEAVLPPHERVPGEDYSHGRRLRAYVTEARRGPKGPQITLSRSHPNLVRRLFALEVPEVADGTVEIAGLAREAGHRTKMAVHATVPGVNAKGSCIGPMGARVRSVMNELAGEKIDIVDFDEDPATYVANALSPSKVSSVTVIDEAGRAVRAIVPEGQFSLAIGKDGQNARLAAKLTGWKIDIRPEGDPTAGTVVEA encoded by the coding sequence ATGGACATCGACATGGGTGCCCTGCGGGCCCTCGAGCGCGAGCGGGACATCCGCCTGCCCGTCCTGCTGGACGCGATCCGCTCGGCTCTGCACGCCGCCTACCTGCACACCGATCATCCCGTGAGGGACTCTGAGGTGCTGATCGACGAGTCCACCGGCGAGGTCGCGGTGCTCGCCCGGGAGCGTGACGGGGAGGGCAACGTCCTCGAGCAGTGGGACGACACCCCCGAGAACTTCGGGCGCGTGGCCGCCTCCACGGCGCGCCAGGTGATCTTCCAACGCATCCGCGACCTCGAGGACGACGCGGTGCTCGGCGAGTACGCCGACCGGGCCGACGACATCGTCTCCGGCATCATCCAGCAGGGCCGTGATCCGCGCATGGTGCTCGTCGATCTCGGCGAGGTCGAGGCCGTGCTGCCGCCTCACGAGCGGGTGCCGGGGGAGGACTACTCCCACGGTCGCCGGCTGCGTGCCTACGTCACCGAGGCGCGTCGCGGCCCGAAGGGCCCTCAGATCACGCTCTCGCGCTCGCATCCGAACCTGGTGCGCCGCCTGTTCGCCCTCGAGGTGCCGGAGGTCGCCGACGGCACCGTGGAGATCGCGGGCCTGGCCCGCGAGGCCGGGCATCGCACCAAGATGGCCGTGCACGCGACCGTGCCCGGGGTCAACGCGAAGGGCTCGTGCATCGGCCCGATGGGCGCGCGCGTGCGCTCCGTGATGAACGAGCTGGCCGGGGAGAAGATCGACATCGTCGACTTCGACGAAGATCCCGCGACCTACGTCGCCAATGCGCTCTCGCCCTCGAAGGTCTCCAGCGTGACGGTGATCGACGAGGCGGGCCGTGCGGTCCGTGCGATCGTCCCCGAGGGGCAGTTCTCGCTCGCGATCGGCAAGGACGGGCAGAACGCCCGCCTCGCCGCGAAGCTCACGGGATGGAAGATCGACATCCGCCCCGAGGGCGATCCGACCGCAGGCACGGTGGTCGAAGCCTGA